In the Candidatus Cloacimonas acidaminovorans str. Evry genome, one interval contains:
- a CDS encoding PhoH family protein: MERKIFILDTNVLIHNPQALFSFEDNRVVLPIVVIEEIDQFKKGVDEKSRNARQVGRYLDALRKKGKLQEGVPTENGGTIQVTVNKEITNTASELLFLDRNDNLIISTALYFKEKYPQSIVTLVSKDVNVRVKADCVGINAENFETDTIKYEEFFTGWEFLDLEPEQYRELEEKGYINNIFGDFFPNQFVRVSVPDKPDQYKTLRYHYGRNQLYVINHYTGQQVFGIKARNFEQEMALDILLDDSIKLVSLSGKAGTGKTLLAMAAGLQKVVEEKRYSRLVVSRPISPLGKDLGYLPGTKTEKFNPWMQPIYDNMDILLSSLTDKRQESSSSRKKTDINDLMDYGFLELEPLTYIRGRSLPDQFFIIDEAQNLSPHEMKTIITRAGENTKVVLTGDPYQIDIPYLDSQSNGLSVSVEKFKGEILVGHITLDKGERSALADLAAKYL, from the coding sequence ATGGAAAGGAAAATTTTTATTCTGGATACAAATGTCCTGATTCACAATCCCCAAGCACTTTTTTCTTTTGAGGATAATAGAGTGGTCTTGCCTATTGTAGTAATAGAAGAAATTGACCAGTTTAAAAAAGGCGTGGACGAGAAAAGCCGTAACGCACGTCAAGTTGGACGTTATCTTGATGCTTTACGCAAAAAAGGAAAATTGCAGGAAGGTGTGCCCACAGAAAATGGAGGCACAATTCAAGTAACAGTGAATAAAGAAATAACCAACACCGCTTCGGAGCTGTTGTTTCTTGACCGAAATGACAATTTAATAATAAGTACTGCTTTGTATTTCAAGGAAAAATATCCTCAATCCATTGTTACTCTTGTTTCCAAAGATGTAAATGTGCGTGTTAAGGCAGATTGTGTAGGCATAAATGCAGAAAATTTTGAAACCGATACCATTAAATACGAGGAATTTTTTACCGGTTGGGAATTCCTTGATTTGGAACCGGAACAATACAGGGAACTGGAAGAAAAAGGGTATATAAACAATATTTTCGGTGATTTTTTTCCCAATCAGTTTGTGCGTGTTTCTGTTCCTGATAAGCCCGATCAATATAAGACCTTGCGTTATCATTATGGACGCAATCAACTCTATGTAATCAATCATTATACGGGACAGCAGGTTTTTGGCATTAAAGCCCGCAACTTTGAACAGGAAATGGCTCTGGATATTCTTTTGGATGACAGTATAAAGTTAGTAAGTTTATCCGGCAAGGCAGGAACAGGAAAAACACTTTTAGCTATGGCTGCCGGCTTGCAAAAGGTGGTGGAAGAAAAAAGATATTCACGCCTTGTAGTTTCACGTCCAATTTCTCCTTTGGGAAAAGACCTGGGATATTTACCCGGCACTAAAACCGAAAAATTCAATCCCTGGATGCAACCCATTTATGATAATATGGATATACTGCTCTCTTCGCTTACGGATAAAAGGCAGGAAAGTTCTTCCAGCAGAAAAAAAACCGATATTAATGATTTAATGGATTACGGTTTTCTGGAACTGGAACCGCTAACTTATATCCGGGGACGTAGTTTGCCCGATCAATTCTTTATTATTGATGAAGCCCAGAATTTGAGTCCGCATGAAATGAAAACCATTATTACTCGTGCCGGAGAAAACACCAAAGTTGTCCTTACAGGAGACCCCTATCAAATAGATATTCCCTATTTGGATTCCCAAAGTAACGGACTTTCCGTTTCAGTAGAAAAATTCAAAGGAGAAATTCTGGTAGGGCATATAACTTTAGATAAAGGTGAACGCAGTGCACTGGCAGATTTGGCTGCCAAGTATTTATAA
- a CDS encoding cyclic 2,3-diphosphoglycerate synthase — translation MKRKIIIMGAAGRDFHNFNVFFRDNKDYEVVAFTATQIPGIDDKKYPSALAGKLYPEGINIYPESELKNLIKKHKVDLVVLAYSDLPFEVVMHKASLVNACGADFMLMGKNNTTLKTSKPLVTVCAVRTGCGKSQTTRAVVKALKAKGLKVVSIRHPMPYGDLVKQKVQRFAKLEDLKKYNCTIEEMEEYEPHIMMNSVIYAGVDYEAILKEAEKEADVIVWDGGNNDIPFYTSDKEIKIVVVDPHRPGDEISYYPGETNVFLADVIVINKIDSADFDDINEVRENVRMINPKAQIIEAASPLFVDHPEMIYGKKVLVVEDGPTLTHGEMTYGAGIVAAEKYGCVDLVDPRPWAAGEIKQTYEKYPEIGTLLPAMGYSSKQIKDLEKTINSAECDSVIIATPIDLRRLIKINKPACQVRYELQEIGVPTIADVLKNFGKKSSKK, via the coding sequence ATGAAACGCAAAATTATCATTATGGGTGCAGCGGGAAGGGATTTTCACAATTTCAATGTTTTTTTCCGCGATAACAAGGACTATGAAGTTGTAGCTTTTACTGCTACACAGATTCCTGGAATTGACGACAAAAAGTATCCTTCCGCTTTAGCAGGAAAGCTTTATCCTGAAGGAATCAATATTTATCCGGAAAGTGAACTGAAAAACCTGATTAAGAAACACAAAGTTGATTTGGTGGTCTTAGCTTACAGTGACCTTCCTTTTGAGGTAGTTATGCACAAAGCATCCTTAGTAAATGCTTGTGGTGCCGATTTTATGCTGATGGGAAAAAATAATACAACCCTTAAAACCAGTAAACCCCTGGTAACTGTTTGTGCAGTTAGAACCGGTTGCGGTAAATCACAAACGACCAGAGCGGTTGTGAAAGCTCTCAAGGCAAAAGGGCTGAAGGTTGTTTCCATTCGTCATCCTATGCCTTATGGTGATCTTGTTAAACAAAAAGTTCAGCGTTTTGCCAAACTGGAAGACCTGAAAAAATATAACTGCACAATTGAAGAAATGGAAGAATACGAGCCGCATATAATGATGAATAGTGTTATTTATGCCGGAGTGGATTATGAGGCAATTTTAAAAGAAGCGGAAAAAGAAGCGGATGTAATTGTTTGGGATGGAGGTAATAATGATATTCCATTTTATACCTCTGATAAAGAAATTAAGATAGTTGTAGTTGATCCTCATCGTCCCGGAGATGAAATTTCTTACTATCCGGGGGAAACAAATGTCTTTTTGGCTGATGTAATCGTTATCAATAAAATTGATAGTGCCGATTTTGATGATATCAATGAGGTTCGGGAAAATGTTCGGATGATCAATCCTAAAGCTCAAATTATTGAAGCTGCGTCACCGCTTTTTGTAGACCATCCGGAAATGATTTACGGTAAAAAAGTTCTGGTTGTGGAAGACGGTCCTACTTTAACCCATGGAGAAATGACTTATGGAGCGGGAATTGTAGCTGCAGAAAAATATGGTTGTGTCGACCTTGTTGATCCGCGTCCCTGGGCTGCAGGTGAAATTAAGCAGACCTACGAAAAATATCCTGAAATCGGAACTTTGCTTCCGGCAATGGGTTATAGTTCCAAGCAGATTAAGGATTTGGAAAAAACAATCAATAGTGCTGAATGTGATTCTGTAATTATTGCCACTCCAATAGACCTGCGTCGTTTAATTAAAATCAATAAGCCCGCTTGTCAAGTGCGTTACGAATTGCAGGAAATTGGAGTTCCTACAATAGCAGATGTTCTAAAGAATTTCGGTAAGAAATCCTCTAAAAAATAA
- a CDS encoding GOLPH3/VPS74 family protein, with protein sequence MILNCAEELILLSIDDQTNYFYRITNINFNVALIGALLMDLALRKRIDVDLEGIYVLSTEPTGDKFLDAILENLIETEAGNQPAVLVGQLYNSMGHLKDKLLQDLEEKGIIKVSQCKVLWLFKKRRYPVIDQKEEEEVLSRIRKTVLTDVDPEPRDLALIALLNICNLMDKIFTQEELEQCSERLEQLKKLDLISPAVKRIIGEMQVLITTTYTT encoded by the coding sequence ATGATTCTTAACTGCGCTGAAGAACTAATCCTGCTATCCATAGACGATCAGACCAATTATTTTTACAGGATAACCAACATCAATTTCAATGTGGCTTTAATTGGCGCTCTTTTAATGGACTTGGCTTTGAGAAAAAGAATTGATGTAGATCTGGAAGGTATCTATGTTCTATCTACAGAACCGACAGGTGATAAGTTTCTGGATGCTATCCTGGAAAATTTAATTGAAACTGAAGCAGGAAACCAACCGGCTGTTTTAGTAGGACAGCTTTATAACTCTATGGGACACTTGAAAGATAAACTCCTGCAGGACTTGGAAGAAAAAGGCATCATCAAGGTGAGCCAGTGTAAAGTCCTTTGGCTGTTCAAAAAGCGTCGCTATCCCGTTATAGACCAGAAAGAAGAGGAAGAAGTCCTTTCCCGAATTCGGAAAACGGTTCTTACAGATGTTGATCCTGAACCCCGAGACCTGGCTTTGATTGCCTTACTTAATATTTGCAATCTGATGGACAAAATCTTTACTCAAGAGGAATTGGAACAATGCAGTGAACGCCTGGAACAGTTAAAGAAACTGGACCTCATCAGCCCTGCCGTAAAAAGAATTATTGGCGAAATGCAGGTTTTAATCACAACTACTTACACAACCTAA
- the arcC gene encoding carbamate kinase, producing the protein MNKTAVLALGGNAIIKAGEKGTITQQFANTRESLSGIVELIKRGYHLSITHGNGPQVGNLLRQQEAGEKEGIPQLPLGVLNAATEGTMGYMIEQSLQNKLHKNGIKKRVITIISQVVVDKNDPSMLNPTKFVGSTYYTAQQAEELHQKLGWILKEDSGKGFRRVVPSPYPIQIIPAATIKELVDRGEIVIAVGGGGIPIYIEEDGTYEGVDAVIDKDFASSLLALEIKADLFVILTGVEKVSINYGKENQQDLDRMTVAEAKRYYAEKQFPAGSMGPKIKAAIDFLERGGSEVLITSIEKIVDAFEGKTGTRIV; encoded by the coding sequence ATGAACAAAACAGCTGTTCTTGCCCTTGGTGGAAACGCTATTATCAAAGCAGGTGAAAAAGGAACCATAACTCAGCAATTTGCCAATACTCGTGAATCCCTTAGCGGAATCGTAGAACTAATCAAACGGGGCTATCATTTAAGCATAACTCATGGCAACGGACCCCAGGTAGGAAATTTATTACGCCAACAGGAAGCCGGTGAAAAAGAAGGCATTCCCCAATTGCCTTTAGGTGTATTAAACGCTGCCACAGAAGGAACTATGGGATATATGATAGAACAAAGCTTGCAAAATAAACTACATAAAAACGGTATTAAAAAACGGGTTATTACTATTATTTCCCAGGTTGTTGTAGATAAAAATGATCCCAGTATGCTGAATCCGACAAAATTTGTTGGAAGTACCTATTATACAGCACAGCAGGCAGAAGAATTACATCAGAAATTGGGTTGGATACTGAAAGAGGATTCCGGAAAAGGTTTTCGGCGTGTTGTTCCTTCACCTTATCCTATTCAAATTATTCCCGCTGCAACCATCAAAGAACTTGTGGATAGGGGAGAGATAGTAATTGCAGTTGGTGGTGGCGGAATTCCCATTTATATAGAAGAAGATGGCACTTACGAGGGTGTTGATGCTGTTATTGATAAGGACTTTGCTTCCTCACTTTTAGCTTTAGAAATTAAAGCAGACCTCTTTGTGATTTTGACAGGTGTGGAAAAGGTCTCTATTAATTATGGTAAAGAAAATCAGCAGGACTTGGATAGAATGACGGTTGCCGAAGCCAAACGCTATTATGCCGAAAAACAGTTTCCCGCGGGAAGTATGGGTCCTAAAATCAAAGCAGCTATTGATTTTCTGGAACGCGGTGGCTCGGAAGTGTTGATTACTTCCATTGAAAAAATTGTGGATGCCTTTGAAGGCAAAACCGGAACCAGAATTGTGTAG
- a CDS encoding C25 family cysteine peptidase, giving the protein MKASRFFLLLIVTILLLPISLSGNTNGEINPFKIKEINDSEIRIQFTLPQWEIEQINVKNEIRKKVKVQETPYLFIDEEETLPVFSTMIAIPNRGGVDLLVSNSSKSSINEFTANFDAALNRESQQGRFTDIHYPSANVVISEPQILRDFRVVNLNIYPFQYDRINRKLLVSENLDIKLTFNSRPSINELNSSSYISCSFDSIYRGLILNYESLRQTREIDYRNPVMLVIYGNYTDTNYLSKINEFVTWKKQRGFIVNAVSTGVTGITNTNIKSYIQTAYNNPATRPDYIVLIGDTDGTIAVTSNNTYVDYQYTWLAGNDNLGDVMIGRISVTSTADLDVILAKIFSLEKNIGQHPTDWLNRMVLVGDTGSSGISTIYTNRYIRDISEEINPAYTYTEVYGSSPSSTTINSAINQGVMCYNYRGYIGMSGWPGTMSSMYNSHKLFHAVFITCSTGSFGGSTSTTEQVIRYGTAASLGGAITAIGMATSSTHTPMNNCLDVGIFHGIYNLGMREMSSPMLYAKLYLHSVYGVSHPTQAQDFAAYCNLMGDPTAMVYVGTPNSFIVTAPSTIPSGSANIRIGATNNNGGSVEGAFVTLTTTSGLQLTGITDASGFVTIDIPAGLSQNLVLTVAKDDYIAYTSSITLNTGGGIVYDSFVLDDDTTTGNGDGTLNAGEEVNLYVTLKNTSSSTLFINGRVSTTDSYVTLIEYDRLEFGDIVAGGLGENITPIVFSVSPACPDQHIITLVLTAEGAGNNWTINIPVTVRGGNLEIQSYTFVGITGNIITPGLSCPFTFSLKNTGISTLQNVYGNLQSLSNYFTVQDAEGYFGNIAPNSTVTNSSNSFTVFARGSSINGMVIPLILILSNANGYTQTLHLSITIGTTTVHDPLGQDAYGYFIYDQTDTAYPLCPSYQWIPIAPAEGGSGTLLSLTDPGNTSDEGDATNAVAIQTVNLPFTFTFYGRQYTQASICSNGFIAFGATQNADWRNWRLPGAGGPNPMIAVFWDDLQLGTGSGVYTYYNSAQHYYVVEWYNIISGYNSSSPETFQAILYDPVYYPTITNDGQIKLQYKVFNNIDQGSGDVYPHGNYCTIGIKDHYGTDGLEYTFNNTYPTAASPLSNEKALFISTPEIISGMPHLTIAQKNVIDPNNNNHLEPGETAQLQILLRNNGLSTAENVIGVLSCSDSYVTINNATANYGNIAGEAQGLPQNNFSLSVSPSCPGGHSINFTLALSGSGLNWNYSFSLDVYVPILEFGNYTVLDSNGDNDGILDPGETANLSVQLLNTGEVASPAGTVTITTSTEGINIITGTAQFAPISGNGNTTLVFNLSADTSVAVGTLANLFCSAVAGNCSASTNIILEIGAPLEIIIGTGTGTQSYPLDRYYNYSAHEAIYLASEIGFAGAIKSLAYYKAQGEDINPIESVSIYMKQTQNTTLSSGNYSLDGYTLVYNGSFTNNATSGWMEITLNQMFIYNGTDNLSILCLKGYQQYINNYPYWTYTSTSTTRVRQNRSDSSAPTNLTASNNLPNIRLKIFVDSSMILPPTALRATSGNGIVTLTWQSPMAGNIESYNIYRNNALYDNVANRYTYYDVGVVNGTTYSYYLTSVSGTNESLPSLTVQATPNSTSSSIAIIGSGTGVTGNNTASPVNIYYKSLHGQSVYTAAELNAAGIYGPIDILQLGFYIASSPAYALPNFLIRMKHTTATDVSSWQTATGMTTVYTNASYMPVAGGWDMLTLTSPFHWNGIDNIVIDTAFGLVSQWNSSGTVQYTSVNNGYRYTWSDSSDQTDIFTGINVSTYRPNIKIRVPSEPQNAIISLSSSQLNFGAIEIGNSATLPFTIQNTGNQLLAGYFTVPNNYTLDFAPRNKNKDLQGTRYSDRTNMQFAIEAGNSLTINVTFTPTAQTSYNGNLVITSNATNYHNFNLVLTGSGYYPSLETPIVTISQEDNNIVLRWNAVPNALSYQIYRSDNPYSNFTLIGTTSYLQFTDSSGNQGFYYIKASTQHP; this is encoded by the coding sequence ATGAAAGCGTCCCGATTTTTCCTGCTGCTAATTGTAACTATTTTGTTATTGCCAATATCGCTATCCGGCAATACAAACGGCGAAATCAATCCTTTTAAGATTAAGGAAATAAATGATAGCGAAATAAGAATTCAATTTACTTTACCGCAATGGGAAATTGAACAAATTAATGTTAAAAACGAAATAAGAAAGAAAGTTAAAGTTCAGGAAACACCTTATCTTTTTATAGATGAAGAAGAAACATTGCCGGTTTTTTCCACAATGATTGCTATTCCGAATAGGGGAGGGGTAGATCTGCTTGTTTCTAATTCCTCAAAATCTTCTATTAATGAATTTACTGCCAATTTTGATGCTGCTCTGAATAGGGAAAGCCAACAGGGAAGATTTACCGATATTCATTATCCTTCCGCTAATGTTGTTATCTCAGAGCCCCAGATATTGCGTGATTTCAGGGTTGTAAATCTTAATATATATCCCTTTCAATATGACCGGATAAATCGGAAACTGCTTGTTAGTGAAAATCTGGATATAAAGTTAACATTCAACAGCAGACCTTCTATCAATGAATTGAATTCCAGTTCTTATATTTCTTGTAGTTTTGACAGTATCTATAGAGGGCTGATTTTAAACTATGAGTCCCTGCGGCAAACACGGGAAATTGACTATCGGAATCCTGTGATGCTGGTTATCTATGGCAATTATACAGACACCAACTATTTATCTAAAATAAATGAATTTGTTACATGGAAAAAGCAAAGGGGCTTTATTGTAAACGCAGTTAGCACTGGTGTTACCGGAATAACCAATACCAATATTAAGAGTTATATTCAAACAGCTTACAACAATCCTGCAACGCGTCCGGACTATATTGTTTTAATTGGTGATACAGATGGCACTATTGCAGTGACAAGTAATAACACTTATGTTGATTATCAATATACCTGGCTGGCTGGAAATGATAACCTGGGTGATGTAATGATTGGCAGAATTTCTGTAACTTCTACTGCTGATTTGGATGTTATCTTGGCAAAAATCTTCTCTTTGGAAAAGAACATTGGACAGCATCCCACCGATTGGTTAAATAGAATGGTTTTAGTTGGGGATACCGGTTCTTCAGGTATTTCAACGATTTATACTAATAGATACATTCGTGATATTTCGGAAGAAATTAATCCAGCTTATACTTATACTGAGGTCTATGGTTCCAGCCCCAGTAGCACAACGATCAATAGTGCTATTAATCAAGGTGTAATGTGTTATAATTATCGTGGTTATATAGGAATGAGTGGATGGCCCGGTACAATGTCTTCAATGTATAATTCCCACAAACTCTTTCATGCGGTCTTTATTACTTGCAGCACTGGAAGTTTTGGCGGTTCAACTTCTACTACGGAACAAGTTATTCGTTATGGAACCGCTGCTTCTTTAGGAGGTGCAATAACTGCAATTGGAATGGCTACTTCATCCACTCATACTCCAATGAACAATTGTTTGGATGTAGGTATTTTTCACGGAATTTACAATCTCGGAATGCGGGAGATGTCTTCCCCAATGCTATATGCAAAGTTGTATTTACATTCAGTTTATGGAGTTAGTCATCCCACTCAGGCACAGGATTTTGCTGCTTACTGTAACTTGATGGGTGACCCTACTGCTATGGTTTATGTAGGAACTCCCAATAGTTTTATTGTTACTGCTCCGTCAACCATTCCTTCCGGTTCTGCCAATATCAGAATTGGAGCAACAAACAATAATGGAGGAAGCGTTGAAGGTGCTTTTGTAACTTTGACCACTACTTCCGGTTTACAATTAACCGGAATTACAGATGCTTCGGGATTTGTTACTATTGATATACCAGCAGGACTTTCCCAAAACTTGGTTTTAACTGTTGCTAAAGATGATTATATCGCTTATACGAGCTCCATAACTTTAAATACTGGTGGGGGAATTGTCTATGACAGTTTTGTTCTGGATGATGATACAACTACCGGCAATGGAGATGGAACACTGAATGCAGGAGAAGAAGTTAACCTCTATGTAACACTGAAAAATACAAGTTCTTCTACTCTCTTTATTAATGGTAGGGTATCTACTACAGATTCTTATGTTACTTTAATAGAATATGACCGCCTGGAATTTGGTGATATTGTTGCTGGTGGTTTGGGAGAAAACATTACTCCCATTGTTTTTTCCGTTTCTCCTGCCTGTCCTGATCAACATATTATTACTTTAGTGCTTACGGCTGAAGGTGCCGGAAACAATTGGACGATAAATATTCCTGTGACCGTAAGAGGAGGCAACCTGGAAATTCAAAGTTATACTTTTGTGGGTATAACGGGCAATATTATCACTCCAGGACTTTCCTGTCCCTTTACTTTTTCCCTAAAAAACACCGGTATTTCTACTTTACAAAATGTTTACGGCAATTTGCAATCACTCAGCAACTATTTTACTGTTCAGGATGCAGAGGGTTATTTTGGCAATATTGCTCCTAATTCTACAGTTACTAATAGTTCTAACAGCTTTACTGTTTTTGCCCGGGGTAGCAGTATAAATGGAATGGTGATTCCGTTGATTCTAATACTTTCTAATGCTAATGGATATACCCAGACCTTACATTTAAGTATTACGATTGGCACAACGACTGTTCACGATCCTTTGGGTCAGGATGCTTATGGCTATTTTATTTATGATCAAACGGATACGGCATATCCTTTGTGCCCAAGTTATCAATGGATTCCTATTGCTCCTGCTGAAGGAGGAAGTGGTACATTACTATCTTTAACAGACCCGGGAAATACATCAGATGAAGGTGACGCAACTAACGCTGTTGCTATTCAGACGGTTAATTTACCCTTTACCTTTACCTTTTATGGTAGACAATATACTCAGGCATCCATTTGTTCCAATGGTTTTATTGCTTTTGGTGCGACCCAAAATGCGGACTGGAGAAATTGGCGTTTACCAGGAGCTGGAGGTCCCAATCCGATGATTGCTGTCTTTTGGGATGACCTTCAACTTGGAACTGGAAGTGGAGTTTATACATATTATAATTCAGCTCAACATTATTATGTAGTGGAATGGTATAATATAATTTCTGGCTATAATAGTTCTTCGCCCGAGACCTTTCAAGCGATATTATATGACCCTGTTTATTATCCAACTATTACCAATGATGGTCAAATAAAATTACAATATAAGGTGTTTAATAATATAGACCAGGGTAGTGGAGATGTATATCCGCATGGAAATTACTGCACTATAGGTATTAAAGACCATTACGGAACTGATGGATTGGAATATACTTTCAACAATACTTATCCTACAGCTGCCAGTCCCTTGAGTAACGAAAAAGCATTATTTATCAGTACACCGGAAATTATATCCGGTATGCCTCATCTTACTATAGCTCAAAAAAATGTTATTGACCCTAATAATAATAATCATCTGGAACCGGGAGAAACAGCCCAATTGCAAATCCTGCTTAGAAACAATGGACTTTCTACTGCTGAGAATGTTATTGGTGTGTTGAGTTGTTCCGATTCTTATGTCACAATTAATAATGCTACTGCTAATTATGGAAATATTGCCGGAGAGGCACAGGGCTTACCACAAAACAATTTCAGTTTAAGTGTTTCTCCATCTTGCCCTGGAGGACATAGTATTAATTTTACCCTGGCTCTTTCCGGTAGTGGATTAAATTGGAACTATTCCTTTTCTTTAGATGTCTATGTTCCGATTCTGGAATTCGGAAACTATACTGTGTTAGATTCTAATGGAGACAATGATGGAATTTTAGACCCCGGCGAAACAGCAAACCTCTCTGTTCAATTACTGAATACAGGAGAAGTAGCCAGCCCGGCTGGAACGGTAACAATTACTACTTCTACCGAAGGAATTAATATTATTACAGGAACTGCTCAGTTTGCTCCAATATCCGGGAATGGAAATACAACACTTGTTTTTAATCTTAGTGCAGATACCTCAGTTGCGGTAGGGACTTTAGCTAATTTATTTTGTTCTGCAGTTGCTGGAAATTGTTCTGCTTCAACGAATATAATTCTGGAAATTGGAGCACCCTTAGAAATTATAATAGGGACTGGAACTGGAACGCAAAGTTATCCTTTAGATAGATATTATAACTATTCTGCTCACGAAGCAATTTATCTTGCCAGCGAAATTGGGTTTGCCGGCGCTATTAAATCCCTTGCCTATTATAAAGCACAAGGTGAAGATATAAACCCAATTGAAAGTGTGTCAATTTATATGAAACAGACCCAAAACACTACTCTCAGTTCCGGTAATTATAGTTTGGATGGATATACTTTGGTTTACAATGGCTCCTTTACAAATAACGCCACTTCCGGCTGGATGGAAATAACTCTTAACCAAATGTTTATTTACAATGGGACTGATAATCTTTCTATCCTTTGTTTAAAAGGGTACCAGCAATACATAAACAATTATCCTTATTGGACTTATACCAGCACTTCTACAACCCGAGTTCGGCAAAATCGGAGTGATAGTTCAGCTCCTACAAATCTTACAGCTTCAAATAATCTCCCCAATATCCGTTTGAAAATATTTGTAGATAGCAGTATGATTTTACCACCAACTGCCTTAAGAGCTACTTCGGGCAATGGAATAGTAACTCTTACCTGGCAATCACCTATGGCTGGAAATATAGAGAGTTACAATATATATCGTAATAATGCTTTATATGATAATGTAGCTAACAGATATACTTATTATGATGTAGGTGTTGTTAATGGCACAACCTATTCTTATTATCTGACCTCTGTTTCTGGAACTAATGAATCGCTTCCGTCCTTAACCGTGCAAGCAACTCCCAATAGTACTTCTTCCAGTATAGCTATAATTGGTAGTGGAACAGGCGTAACGGGAAATAATACAGCCAGTCCTGTAAATATCTATTATAAAAGTTTGCACGGTCAATCGGTTTATACAGCCGCAGAGCTTAATGCTGCAGGGATTTACGGACCAATAGATATTTTACAACTGGGTTTTTATATAGCCAGTTCTCCAGCTTATGCTTTACCGAATTTTTTAATCCGAATGAAACATACAACTGCTACTGATGTTTCTTCCTGGCAAACAGCAACTGGAATGACTACGGTTTATACCAATGCATCCTATATGCCAGTTGCTGGAGGTTGGGATATGCTTACTCTCACTTCACCTTTTCACTGGAATGGAATTGATAACATTGTAATAGATACTGCTTTTGGACTTGTAAGTCAATGGAATTCATCCGGGACAGTTCAATACACTTCTGTTAACAATGGCTACCGTTATACTTGGAGTGATAGCAGTGACCAAACCGATATTTTTACCGGAATTAATGTTTCCACTTATAGACCAAATATTAAAATAAGAGTTCCTTCAGAACCCCAAAATGCGATAATTTCCCTAAGCTCTTCCCAATTGAATTTCGGGGCAATAGAAATAGGTAATTCTGCAACTTTGCCTTTTACCATTCAAAATACAGGCAATCAACTTCTGGCTGGCTATTTTACCGTTCCGAATAACTATACTCTTGATTTTGCCCCAAGGAATAAAAATAAAGATTTACAGGGAACCAGATATAGCGATCGCACAAATATGCAATTTGCTATAGAGGCAGGTAACTCATTGACCATTAATGTAACTTTTACACCTACAGCTCAAACCTCATATAATGGTAATTTAGTTATAACCAGCAATGCCACTAATTATCACAATTTCAATCTGGTTTTAACAGGTAGCGGTTATTATCCTTCTCTGGAAACACCTATTGTAACAATTTCCCAAGAAGATAATAACATAGTTCTTCGCTGGAATGCAGTTCCGAATGCTCTTAGCTATCAAATTTATCGCAGTGATAATCCTTACAGCAATTTTACCTTGATTGGAACTACTTCCTACCTTCAATTCACTGATTCTTCAGGTAACCAGGGATTTTATTACATTAAGGCAAGTACTCAGCATCCTTAA